A genome region from Labilibaculum antarcticum includes the following:
- the glmM gene encoding phosphoglucosamine mutase: protein MTLIKSISGIRGTIGGRPGQSLTPMDIVSISGAFGIWLRNSGANKKVIIGRDARISGEMVNQLVVGALLSVGVDVVDLGLATTPSVEMAVTDFKAGGGIIITASHNPKNWNALKLLNAKGEFISDQDGKDLLHLVEEQDFNYNEVDDLGKYSRKDDYLETHIQHILDLPLVDKKLIEEADFSIAVDGVNSVGGIAIPKLLMALGVKKVKEINCNPDGNFAHNPEPLPENIVEISEYVKNERLDLGIVVDPDVDRLALVCENGQAFGEEYTLVSVADYVLQNTKGSLVANLSSTMALREIAEKHGIEFYESAVGEVNVVREMKNHSAVIGGEGNGGVIYPELHNGRDALVGVALFLTYLAKSKLTCSELRAGYPDYKIVKQKIELEGVSNLNGIMDQVRKKFNDYPCNTIDGLKISFPEGWVHLRKSNTEPIIRIYSEATTEEYACNLVDCVRQLMKNTI, encoded by the coding sequence ATGACATTAATAAAATCTATATCCGGTATAAGAGGTACTATCGGAGGAAGACCAGGACAATCCTTAACACCAATGGATATCGTTAGCATATCAGGAGCTTTTGGCATATGGCTTCGAAATAGTGGTGCTAATAAAAAAGTAATAATTGGTCGTGATGCTAGAATCAGCGGTGAGATGGTGAATCAGCTTGTTGTTGGAGCATTGCTTTCAGTAGGTGTCGATGTTGTTGATCTTGGATTGGCAACTACTCCATCAGTGGAAATGGCTGTTACTGATTTTAAAGCCGGAGGAGGTATTATTATTACAGCAAGTCACAATCCGAAAAATTGGAATGCTCTAAAACTATTGAATGCAAAAGGCGAATTTATTTCTGATCAGGATGGAAAGGATTTGCTGCATCTTGTTGAAGAACAGGATTTCAATTACAACGAAGTTGATGATTTAGGAAAGTACTCTCGGAAAGATGATTACTTAGAGACTCATATTCAACATATACTGGATTTACCTTTGGTGGATAAAAAGCTGATTGAAGAAGCTGATTTTTCGATTGCTGTTGATGGAGTGAATTCGGTAGGAGGAATTGCAATTCCTAAATTACTGATGGCTTTAGGTGTGAAAAAGGTGAAGGAAATCAATTGCAATCCTGATGGTAATTTTGCTCATAATCCGGAACCTCTCCCTGAAAATATTGTAGAAATATCGGAATATGTTAAGAATGAAAGATTAGACCTTGGAATTGTTGTAGATCCGGATGTTGATCGTTTAGCTTTGGTTTGCGAAAACGGGCAGGCATTTGGCGAAGAATATACTTTGGTGTCGGTGGCTGATTATGTACTTCAAAATACAAAAGGCAGTTTAGTTGCCAATTTATCATCAACAATGGCACTTCGCGAAATTGCCGAAAAGCATGGCATTGAGTTTTATGAATCAGCAGTAGGCGAGGTGAATGTGGTTCGGGAAATGAAGAATCATTCGGCAGTAATAGGAGGTGAGGGCAACGGAGGTGTGATTTATCCTGAATTGCACAATGGAAGAGATGCACTTGTTGGAGTGGCATTATTTCTGACCTATCTGGCTAAATCAAAATTAACTTGCTCAGAACTGAGGGCGGGCTATCCCGATTATAAAATTGTAAAACAAAAAATTGAATTGGAGGGTGTTTCCAATTTGAATGGCATAATGGATCAAGTTCGCAAAAAATTTAACGATTATCCTTGTAATACAATCGACGGACTGAAGATTAGTTTTCCGGAAGGATGGGTGCACCTGAGAAAATCAAATACGGAGCCCATTATTCGAATTTACTCAGAAGCAACTACTGAAGAGTATGCCTGTAATTTAGTGGATTGCGTAAGGCAATTGATGAAAAACACAATTTGA
- a CDS encoding nucleotidyltransferase family protein, with protein sequence MKPTLLVLAAGMGSRYGGLKQIDPIGPTNEIIIDYSIHDAIEAGFGKIVFVIRESFEEEFKELFDTKLAGKIEVDYVNQEIGKVPEGSVYNLEREKPWGTGHAILMAKECINEPFAVINADDYYGVEAFTTIVDYLSKSITDEENCMVGYQLGNTISENGSVSRGVCETNDNDHLTTVVERTHIEKLENGIAYKENEEWIQLAPETTVSMNFWGFTPKVFDHLEAQFISFLNTEGDQLKSEFFIPSVVAKVIKDGKTQVKVLKSDAQWFGVTYREDKEKAIKAIGKLIEKGTYPSKLWA encoded by the coding sequence ATGAAACCTACGTTATTGGTATTAGCAGCAGGAATGGGAAGTCGGTATGGGGGATTAAAGCAGATCGATCCGATTGGACCAACGAATGAAATCATTATTGATTATTCGATACATGATGCAATTGAGGCCGGCTTTGGTAAGATTGTTTTTGTTATTAGAGAGAGTTTTGAGGAAGAGTTTAAAGAGCTTTTTGATACAAAACTAGCCGGGAAGATTGAAGTTGATTACGTAAATCAGGAAATAGGAAAGGTACCTGAGGGATCCGTATATAATTTGGAACGTGAAAAACCTTGGGGAACGGGTCATGCAATTTTAATGGCTAAAGAATGTATTAATGAACCTTTTGCGGTGATTAATGCAGACGATTACTATGGTGTTGAGGCTTTTACTACTATTGTTGATTATTTGAGTAAGTCTATTACTGATGAAGAAAACTGTATGGTTGGCTACCAGTTAGGCAATACCATTTCAGAAAATGGATCAGTATCAAGAGGTGTTTGTGAAACCAATGATAATGATCATCTAACAACTGTTGTTGAGCGTACTCATATTGAGAAGTTGGAAAATGGAATTGCGTACAAGGAGAATGAAGAATGGATTCAGCTTGCTCCGGAAACAACAGTTTCTATGAATTTTTGGGGTTTTACTCCTAAAGTATTTGATCATTTGGAAGCTCAGTTTATTTCTTTCTTAAATACTGAGGGAGATCAGTTGAAATCAGAATTTTTTATTCCTTCAGTAGTTGCTAAGGTCATTAAAGATGGAAAAACACAGGTTAAAGTATTGAAGTCGGATGCTCAGTGGTTTGGGGTGACTTACCGGGAGGATAAAGAAAAAGCAATTAAAGCGATTGGTAAATTGATTGAGAAGGGAACATATCCTTCTAAATTGTGGGCATAA
- a CDS encoding ROK family protein encodes MKPEFLYEKTLGGTVNAKNRRQDQYRKILSHLYYNGVASIAEIVKTVKMSQPLVASLVEDLLGFGVILENGIGESIGGRRPNLFCVNPEYQYVVGVDINLHTLNLAVFDMNNHLVYREEFKEFELENSSEYCQALVEKVNVALETINVDREKVLAVGISIPGLVDAENGLTHTHLSFAEEGLRNYMNRELGFSILLDNDARTMALGEMAFGKAKGKKNVLCLNLSNGIGLGMILNGELHSGKNGFAGEFGHILIDPEGTLCNCGKIGCLETLTSGKILVRQIREGIEKGQESFLAKYQAEGKNIDLRAVVDAILAGDQFAIDQLNKMCEYLGKGLVTLIHLLNPEMIIIGGRLAQAGKYIISPVSMWMNKYAMDKISSETELVNSDLLDDAALMGTMANVMKKILSSS; translated from the coding sequence TTGAAACCAGAATTTCTATACGAAAAAACACTTGGAGGTACTGTTAATGCTAAAAATAGGAGGCAAGATCAGTATCGTAAAATACTATCCCATTTGTATTATAATGGAGTTGCTTCAATTGCGGAGATCGTGAAAACGGTAAAAATGAGTCAGCCTTTAGTTGCTTCACTTGTTGAAGATCTTCTAGGTTTTGGGGTGATTCTTGAAAATGGTATTGGAGAATCAATTGGAGGAAGACGTCCAAATTTATTTTGCGTTAATCCTGAATATCAATATGTAGTTGGTGTTGATATTAATTTACATACACTGAATCTTGCTGTTTTCGATATGAATAACCACTTGGTATATCGTGAGGAGTTTAAAGAGTTTGAATTGGAAAACAGCAGTGAGTATTGTCAGGCATTGGTTGAAAAGGTCAATGTCGCTCTTGAAACAATAAATGTTGATCGGGAAAAGGTGTTAGCTGTTGGAATTTCAATTCCGGGTTTGGTTGATGCCGAAAATGGATTGACACATACGCATTTGTCCTTTGCAGAAGAAGGTTTGCGGAATTATATGAATCGGGAACTTGGATTTTCAATATTGCTGGACAATGATGCCCGTACCATGGCATTGGGAGAGATGGCTTTTGGAAAAGCCAAAGGTAAAAAGAATGTATTGTGCTTGAATTTAAGTAACGGTATTGGTTTAGGCATGATCTTAAATGGTGAATTACATAGTGGTAAAAATGGATTTGCCGGTGAGTTTGGGCACATCTTAATCGATCCTGAGGGAACGCTTTGTAATTGCGGGAAAATTGGTTGCCTGGAAACTTTAACGTCCGGGAAGATTTTGGTGCGGCAAATAAGAGAAGGAATTGAGAAAGGTCAGGAAAGTTTTTTAGCCAAATATCAGGCTGAGGGGAAAAATATTGACTTGAGAGCTGTTGTTGATGCAATTTTGGCTGGCGATCAGTTTGCTATTGACCAATTAAACAAGATGTGTGAATATTTAGGGAAAGGTCTGGTGACTTTGATTCACTTACTGAATCCTGAAATGATAATTATTGGAGGAAGATTAGCTCAGGCAGGAAAGTATATTATTAGTCCGGTAAGTATGTGGATGAATAAATATGCCATGGATAAAATTAGTTCAGAGACTGAGCTGGTAAATTCGGATTTATTAGATGATGCAGCTCTTATGGGAACCATGGCAAACGTTATGAAGAAAATATTAAGTAGTAGTTAG
- a CDS encoding sensor histidine kinase has protein sequence MNYRILILLFFCGSLFCKTTNVNAQLVTFKHYGVEDGISQSEIKCIFQDSEGYLWFGTQNGLNKFDGYSFKNFFYDPTDKQSLSNNWIYDITEDRQGNIWLGTKEGLNCYNKRTGEFTLVPHKLNDSIVPDNFVYGTLADDNFIYINIPPVLSRYNYKTDSLESYTNSLHYDGALHDVGFPILKSSRGMIWQGSSAGLSVFDPEKKTFLNFHYEESNPHSISDNHITALYEDMLGNILIGTKNGLNFYNLETKRFTRYQEETDCANSLSNNYIRSILQDSNGVYWIGTEEGGLNRMDWSWDTGNFELTLFRSGPNYENYIGHDIVYSLFEDRSHNLWIGTIAGIDKTDLKTKKFRSYKKTDDPNSIDLLDNIIASVYVDDRNRFWVGNWGKGLNIFNPKSREMLHYSSEFEGDRNIPNNHVHVLFEDSESRIWMGTRNGVSIYNKQQQTFTPFAEYFGLETPDFFTNNRVYCIAEISNGEIWIGTGNGIFTFDLNTKKTAYYQAGAEQPYGISSNLVYSILEDKDGNVWIATLAGMDCYLSGEKQMRHYSHENEKSNTLCDDFTISLCEDYKGDIWIGTSTGVNQFNKTDSLFTYYSMKDGLPSNIIYDIIEDKNNNLWFSTGRGLALLNSTTHEFKSYSVNEGLQGVEFNLKAVYQDDKQNIYFGGMDGLISFHPDSLEDNTFIPPVVITSFIKERAGRKQNLNVYTNKMELSYKDYSFTIAYAALDYTKPFKNRYAYKMEGLRDEWFEVGNRHFVPFTNLPSGCYTFWVKGTNDDGIWNENPTRLEIRILPPWWLSNYAYAAYILLGLLLIVGIIKLRERNLNKENRILEERILERTNEIALQKNKVEESEEKLKSTISSLNDLVFVLDRDGVFQEFYNPGNQDLLYENPQFFLNKHYKEVGFPPQVVEELQIAFGRLQQSDKVQEFDYCVNQKGMHWFNAKISPRRNSQGDLTGITIVSRQITERKEAEQRIRRQKEELDELNATKDKFFSILAHDLKNPFSSLYSLSQVVDEGYANLEEEDKILALKRIHHSAELIYNLLENLLLWSKSQQGHIEYTPTKFDLSLQIHENINLHRIHAEKKGIHLRTDVGGNCTAYADPQMINTVLRNLINNAVKFTDSGKEIEVKVKKEEKFLEVEVRDEGMGISSDNLEKLFRIDMKYKTTGTSGEKGTGLGLILCHEFVLKNSGAIWCESELGKGTSFYFTIPCQKRNV, from the coding sequence ATGAATTATCGAATCCTCATACTACTTTTTTTCTGTGGTTCTTTATTCTGTAAAACCACAAATGTAAATGCTCAATTGGTCACGTTTAAGCATTATGGGGTAGAGGATGGAATTTCTCAAAGTGAAATTAAGTGCATCTTTCAGGATTCTGAAGGATACCTTTGGTTTGGCACTCAGAATGGACTAAATAAGTTTGATGGTTATAGCTTTAAAAACTTTTTTTATGATCCAACTGATAAACAATCTCTTTCGAACAACTGGATTTACGATATTACTGAAGACCGTCAAGGTAATATTTGGCTAGGCACAAAAGAGGGCTTAAATTGTTACAACAAGAGAACAGGTGAATTTACCCTTGTTCCTCATAAATTGAACGATTCTATTGTGCCTGATAATTTTGTATACGGTACGTTGGCTGATGACAATTTCATTTACATCAATATCCCTCCTGTTCTCTCAAGGTACAATTATAAAACTGACAGTTTGGAGAGCTATACCAATAGCTTGCACTACGATGGGGCTCTCCATGATGTTGGCTTTCCCATCCTCAAAAGCAGTAGGGGGATGATTTGGCAGGGCTCCTCGGCGGGATTGAGCGTTTTTGATCCCGAGAAGAAAACTTTTCTCAATTTTCATTATGAGGAATCCAATCCGCATTCTATTTCCGATAATCACATCACAGCTCTTTATGAAGATATGCTTGGAAATATTCTGATTGGAACGAAAAATGGGCTCAATTTCTATAATCTTGAAACCAAACGATTTACCCGCTATCAGGAAGAAACTGATTGTGCCAATTCTTTGAGTAATAACTATATTCGTTCGATTTTGCAGGATAGCAATGGCGTATACTGGATCGGAACAGAGGAGGGGGGCTTAAACCGAATGGATTGGAGTTGGGATACAGGAAATTTTGAGTTGACTCTTTTTAGGAGTGGTCCTAACTATGAGAACTATATTGGCCACGATATCGTGTATTCATTGTTCGAGGATCGGTCTCATAACCTATGGATTGGTACGATCGCCGGAATTGACAAAACAGATCTGAAAACGAAGAAGTTCCGAAGCTATAAGAAAACAGATGATCCCAATTCGATTGATCTGCTCGACAATATTATAGCATCGGTTTATGTCGATGATCGCAATCGGTTTTGGGTGGGGAATTGGGGCAAGGGCTTGAATATTTTCAATCCAAAGTCCAGAGAAATGTTGCATTATTCCTCCGAATTTGAAGGGGATCGTAACATTCCCAATAATCATGTTCATGTATTGTTTGAAGACAGTGAATCAAGGATTTGGATGGGCACTCGCAACGGAGTTAGCATCTACAATAAGCAGCAACAAACTTTCACGCCATTCGCTGAGTATTTTGGACTTGAGACACCTGATTTTTTCACCAATAACCGAGTCTATTGCATAGCTGAGATCTCAAATGGGGAAATTTGGATTGGAACCGGAAACGGTATCTTTACTTTTGATCTTAACACAAAAAAGACAGCCTACTATCAGGCGGGGGCGGAGCAACCCTATGGAATCAGTAGCAATCTGGTTTATTCCATATTAGAAGATAAGGATGGCAATGTATGGATTGCGACCTTAGCCGGAATGGATTGCTACCTCTCGGGGGAGAAGCAAATGCGTCATTATTCGCACGAAAACGAGAAGAGCAATACGCTCTGCGATGATTTCACCATCTCTCTTTGCGAGGATTACAAAGGAGATATTTGGATCGGTACCAGCACCGGGGTGAATCAGTTCAACAAAACAGATTCTCTTTTCACCTATTACTCCATGAAGGATGGATTGCCCAGCAACATTATTTACGATATTATTGAGGACAAGAACAATAATCTTTGGTTTTCTACCGGCAGAGGACTGGCCTTGCTTAATTCCACGACTCACGAGTTTAAATCTTATTCTGTTAATGAAGGTCTGCAGGGTGTTGAATTCAATTTGAAAGCTGTATATCAGGATGATAAGCAGAATATTTATTTTGGAGGAATGGATGGCTTGATTTCTTTTCACCCCGATTCCCTCGAAGATAATACTTTTATTCCGCCGGTGGTGATTACCTCTTTTATCAAAGAAAGGGCTGGTCGAAAGCAAAACCTCAATGTTTATACCAACAAGATGGAGCTTTCCTACAAGGACTACTCCTTCACGATTGCTTATGCGGCTTTGGATTATACTAAGCCTTTCAAAAACAGATATGCCTATAAAATGGAGGGACTTCGGGACGAGTGGTTTGAGGTTGGTAATCGCCATTTTGTACCTTTTACCAATCTGCCCAGTGGCTGCTATACTTTTTGGGTTAAAGGAACAAATGATGATGGTATTTGGAACGAAAATCCTACCCGGCTTGAAATTAGAATTCTGCCACCTTGGTGGCTCAGTAATTATGCCTACGCGGCCTATATTCTTTTAGGGCTTCTGCTGATAGTAGGGATCATTAAGTTGAGGGAACGAAATTTAAACAAGGAGAATAGAATCCTTGAAGAGCGTATATTGGAGCGAACTAACGAAATTGCATTACAGAAAAATAAAGTGGAAGAAAGTGAAGAGAAATTGAAATCTACCATCTCCTCACTTAACGATCTTGTTTTTGTTCTAGATCGGGATGGGGTGTTTCAGGAGTTTTACAATCCAGGCAATCAGGATCTCCTTTATGAGAATCCTCAATTCTTCCTCAACAAGCATTACAAGGAGGTCGGTTTTCCACCACAGGTTGTGGAGGAGCTGCAGATTGCTTTTGGTCGGCTTCAACAAAGTGATAAGGTACAGGAGTTTGATTATTGTGTGAACCAGAAAGGGATGCACTGGTTTAATGCAAAAATTAGTCCTCGGCGTAATTCTCAGGGGGATCTCACGGGCATTACCATTGTGTCTCGTCAGATAACCGAAAGGAAAGAAGCTGAGCAACGAATACGTCGGCAAAAAGAGGAGTTGGATGAGCTGAATGCTACCAAGGACAAGTTCTTTTCTATCCTGGCCCACGATTTGAAAAACCCTTTCTCGAGTCTCTATTCCTTAAGTCAGGTTGTAGATGAAGGTTATGCTAATCTGGAAGAGGAGGATAAGATTTTAGCTCTGAAACGCATACATCATTCTGCCGAGCTGATATACAATTTGTTGGAGAATTTACTTTTGTGGTCCAAATCTCAACAGGGGCATATCGAGTACACGCCTACTAAGTTCGACCTTTCACTACAGATTCATGAGAACATTAATTTGCATCGTATTCATGCAGAGAAGAAAGGGATTCATTTACGAACCGATGTAGGTGGAAATTGTACTGCTTATGCGGATCCGCAGATGATTAATACTGTTTTACGCAATTTGATCAACAATGCCGTGAAGTTCACCGATTCGGGGAAAGAGATTGAGGTAAAAGTAAAGAAGGAGGAGAAATTTCTGGAAGTTGAGGTGAGAGATGAGGGGATGGGGATTTCGTCAGATAATTTAGAAAAGCTCTTCCGAATTGATATGAAGTACAAAACGACAGGTACATCCGGTGAAAAAGGTACAGGATTGGGACTGATTCTTTGTCACGAGTTTGTCTTAAAAAATTCCGGAGCCATTTGGTGTGAAAGCGAATTGGGAAAGGGCACCAGTTTCTATTTTACGATTCCGTGTCAGAAACGGAATGTCTGA
- a CDS encoding restriction endonuclease yields MNNPKQCVNINNKDSKESNSFNSKLILVKKASGDEEPFEIDKLERSLQNAGASTFAIEKILLNIKEWIFTGVTTKQIYSRAFSVLRREESSSAMRYRLKKAIMELGPTGYPFEQFIGQLFKKQGFDIEVGVVVDGVCVTHEMDVIATHKNTQHLVECKYHKDQGKHVSVQVPLYVRSRVNDIIDKRKNMPEYKGLSFTGWVVTNTRFSDDSIQYGIGSGLNLLAWDYPRNKGLKETIEELHLYPVTILHTLTKKQKQELMGQSILTCLQLKENSHLLDSFGLSLKKQKALQNELKHICG; encoded by the coding sequence ATGAACAATCCGAAACAGTGTGTGAATATTAATAATAAAGACAGTAAGGAGTCAAATTCCTTCAATAGTAAATTGATACTTGTAAAAAAGGCTTCGGGTGATGAAGAGCCTTTTGAAATTGATAAGTTAGAGCGGTCATTGCAAAATGCCGGGGCAAGTACATTTGCAATAGAAAAAATTCTTTTGAATATCAAAGAGTGGATTTTCACGGGAGTAACAACCAAACAAATATATTCCAGGGCCTTTTCAGTTTTGCGTCGAGAAGAAAGTTCCTCGGCCATGCGTTATCGTTTGAAGAAAGCAATCATGGAATTGGGACCAACGGGATATCCTTTTGAGCAATTCATCGGACAGTTGTTCAAAAAACAAGGTTTTGATATTGAAGTAGGAGTGGTGGTAGATGGTGTTTGTGTTACTCACGAAATGGATGTAATAGCAACTCACAAAAACACTCAACATCTGGTTGAATGTAAATATCATAAAGATCAAGGAAAACATGTTAGCGTTCAAGTGCCACTGTATGTTCGCTCCCGCGTGAACGATATTATCGATAAAAGAAAGAATATGCCCGAATACAAAGGTCTTTCCTTTACAGGATGGGTGGTTACAAATACTCGCTTTTCTGATGATTCAATTCAATATGGAATAGGTAGTGGCTTGAATCTTTTGGCATGGGATTATCCCCGGAATAAAGGATTGAAAGAAACCATTGAAGAACTTCATTTGTATCCCGTTACCATTCTACACACGCTTACTAAAAAGCAAAAACAGGAATTAATGGGCCAAAGCATTCTTACTTGTCTTCAGTTAAAAGAAAATTCTCATTTATTAGATTCATTTGGGCTAAGCCTAAAGAAGCAAAAAGCACTACAGAATGAATTGAAGCATATTTGCGGCTAG
- the corA gene encoding magnesium/cobalt transporter CorA, whose translation MVKKKTSRISEKSGMAPGTLLHIGYKEIESASVQVIQYNSEEIKSVDYKTDLDHIKYDFKDKEMVSWVIFSGIDIPAYENLGNQLDIHNLTLEDALNSHLRPKFEDLDHYSFLSLKLLIPKTGEYKFQSIPINIILGENYVISFMDTHHPVLDSLLSRLENSTRRIRSKGVDYLFFAVADTIVDNYFHLIENWNDQLVKFEEFIENENSDLVPRKIQDFKKQIMKARRVILPLKEAYDLLIQSESDLFLDENVKFFRDTQDHILFVIDQLDYLRDYLSNVRDTHQSEQNNQLNKTMKLLTLIATIFIPLTFLAGVYGMNFKYMPELEWKYGYFSIIAIMILVAVGMIWYFRKKKWL comes from the coding sequence ATGGTAAAGAAAAAAACAAGTCGTATTTCTGAAAAATCAGGAATGGCGCCTGGAACTTTATTACATATTGGATATAAAGAAATAGAGTCTGCATCAGTTCAGGTAATACAATACAATTCGGAAGAGATTAAATCGGTGGATTACAAGACTGATTTAGATCATATTAAATATGATTTTAAAGATAAGGAAATGGTTTCCTGGGTTATTTTTTCAGGAATTGATATTCCAGCTTATGAGAATTTAGGGAATCAGCTAGATATTCACAATCTAACTTTGGAAGATGCTCTTAATTCGCACTTACGGCCCAAGTTTGAGGATTTGGACCATTACAGTTTTTTATCATTAAAACTACTGATTCCCAAAACCGGAGAGTATAAATTTCAGTCCATTCCGATTAACATCATTCTGGGCGAAAATTATGTGATTTCATTTATGGATACGCATCATCCGGTATTGGATTCTTTGCTCAGTCGTTTAGAAAACAGTACAAGAAGAATACGATCGAAAGGAGTCGATTACCTGTTTTTTGCTGTGGCAGATACAATAGTGGATAATTATTTTCATTTAATTGAAAATTGGAACGATCAACTGGTTAAGTTCGAGGAGTTCATAGAAAATGAAAATTCTGATTTAGTGCCACGAAAAATTCAGGATTTTAAGAAACAGATAATGAAGGCCCGACGTGTTATATTACCTTTAAAAGAGGCTTATGATCTTTTAATACAGAGTGAATCAGACCTGTTTCTTGATGAGAATGTTAAGTTTTTTCGGGATACGCAGGATCATATTTTATTCGTTATCGATCAGTTGGATTACCTGCGCGATTACCTTTCAAATGTTCGTGATACACACCAATCGGAACAGAACAATCAATTAAATAAAACCATGAAGTTGCTTACTTTAATAGCAACCATTTTTATTCCACTTACTTTTTTGGCCGGAGTCTACGGAATGAATTTTAAGTACATGCCCGAACTGGAGTGGAAATATGGCTACTTCAGTATAATTGCCATTATGATTTTAGTAGCAGTAGGAATGATATGGTATTTTAGAAAAAAGAAATGGTTGTGA
- a CDS encoding mechanosensitive ion channel family protein: protein MIETFEAILINLGIGYKLLFILITIVLGFLISKLILFFMNRMLKKASDKLNVDPTNYSFLKNAVSFLIFIVTVIIIFYSIPELKSVGMSLMASAGIFAAILGFASQQAFSNIISGIFIVIFKPFRVGDFIKIGELHLGTVEDITLRHTVINNPENRRIIIPNSVISSETILNSSITDPKICAFIEIGISYHSNIDKAIEIIQNKASHHPNFHDNRTDEEKSGNIDQVIVRVINLGDSCITLRAYVWAENSSKAFEMKCDLFKSIKEQFDKDGIEIPFPHQTVYLRQEEPLKITQI from the coding sequence ATGATAGAAACATTTGAAGCTATTTTAATAAATCTTGGGATCGGCTATAAACTACTTTTTATTCTTATTACAATCGTATTGGGTTTTCTCATTTCCAAACTCATTCTGTTTTTCATGAATCGCATGTTGAAAAAAGCTTCCGATAAATTAAATGTTGATCCTACCAATTACAGTTTCTTAAAAAACGCTGTTAGTTTTCTGATTTTCATCGTAACAGTAATCATTATTTTTTATTCAATTCCTGAATTAAAAAGTGTTGGAATGAGTTTGATGGCAAGTGCCGGAATTTTTGCGGCGATTCTTGGTTTTGCATCTCAGCAAGCATTTTCAAATATTATAAGTGGTATTTTCATTGTTATATTTAAACCTTTTAGGGTTGGCGATTTTATTAAAATTGGAGAATTGCACCTTGGTACGGTAGAAGACATTACTTTGCGACACACGGTGATTAATAACCCTGAAAATAGGAGGATCATTATTCCAAATTCGGTTATTAGTTCAGAAACCATTTTGAATTCTTCAATTACTGATCCCAAAATCTGCGCGTTCATAGAAATAGGAATCAGTTATCATTCCAACATCGATAAAGCGATTGAAATCATTCAAAATAAAGCATCTCATCATCCAAATTTTCACGACAACAGAACAGATGAAGAAAAAAGCGGAAATATTGATCAGGTAATTGTTAGAGTTATAAACCTTGGTGATTCGTGCATTACACTTAGAGCCTATGTTTGGGCCGAAAACTCGAGCAAAGCTTTTGAGATGAAGTGCGATTTATTTAAATCGATTAAAGAGCAATTTGATAAAGACGGAATCGAAATTCCATTTCCTCATCAAACAGTCTATCTTCGACAAGAGGAACCCTTAAAAATCACTCAAATTTAG